The region TGGAGAACTTAAGGGGGAGGATTATTCACATATAGATGGGAAAGTTATGGTTATTTCTGCTGGATAAGAAATGATATTGATGGCACTCAAATTATATTATTAAATATTACGAATTTTGTTCAAGATAGTGTAAAATAGATTTATACTAGTTTCTAAAAATTTAATTTACATTACAAATTGATGTATTGAGACTATTCTTTGTCAGAAATACGGAGCTTTGCAGGTAGTTCTCTAAAATTTTTTGAGGTGATAGAATGTATAAGATATTAGTTGTAGATGACGATTTTGAAATTTTGAAATTGATGCGAACTATTTTAGAGATGAAAAACTATCAGGTAACGACGTATCAAGAAGTGACCGTACCAATCAATATTAGTAATTTCAAAGGATTCGATTTGATTTTATTAGATGTAATGATGCCTAATATAGATGGTATGCAAATTTGTAAGCAGATTAGAAATAAAGTAAGCTCCCCTATTATTTTTGTTAGTGCAAAAGATACCGAAGAAGATATAGTATCAGGATTGAATTTAGGAGGAGATGACTATATTACAAAACCTTTCAGCATCAATCAATTAATTGCTAAAGTTGCTGCAAATCTCAAACGAGAAGAACGATACAAACAAGGTGAATTAAGTAATCAAATTGTTCGAGAATTATCTCCAATAACGATTTATTTACAAGAAAAAATTGTTTGTATTAATGGAGATAGTCTTGCCTTTACAAGTAGGGAATATGATATCATAGAGCTATTATCTAGCAATCCAAGAAAAATTTTTACTGTACAAGATATATATGAAAACGTTTATGATGATGATGCTGAAACCCTCTTTCGTTCAATATCTGAGTATATCTATCAAATAAGATTAAAATTCTCATCCTATGGAATTAATCCTATAAAAACAGTTAGAGGTATGGGATACAAGTGGCATGATTAAGAAGAATACTACAATTAGAGGACGTATAATAAGGACTGTTTTAGAACTAGTAACAGGTACGTTACTGAGTATACTTTTATTTTTTATATTTACTTATTTACTTGTTTTTACAAGACAATTAAATGTATACGACTCTAAAATTGAAATTTCAGTGAGTGATACCAGCAATTTAAGTGATGTAGTTCAAGCAATGAATAACTCTATATTTGACTATGTTGTATTTAATCGCAAGACAGGTACAATTGAAGAGGGTAATTATCAAAAAAAGGATTTGCCTGCCTATCGAGAAGTTTTTGCTAAAAATGAATCTGTAAGTAATAGTGAGGTGTATTATGGGTATTATGCTAATTCAGAGATTGTACTTACTGTCAGGCAACCCATGATACCTGAGTTTGTTAATCCGAATTTGCGTCACATTTCATTTAATCTATTTTCTTATTTATTTTTCTTCGTTTTCGAAACGATTTTACTCATTTGGTCACTTACAAGATTAATAAAAGAATTTTCAAAAAATTTTCTACTTATACAAAAAAAAGCTTTAAACATGGGGCAGTTAACATTTAAAGAAAAAAACATTCCCGCTCAAATACAAGAGTTCGATGAAATTCTCTCTGTATTATATCAAAAGGACGACGAGTTAACTAATTTACTCAAATCAGAGAGAAGGGAGAAGGAAGATTTATCTTTTCAAGTTGGTGCATTAGCTCATGATGTAAAAACTCCTTTAACAGTACTAAAGGGAAATTTAGAGTTGCTTGAATTAACTAACCTGACTGATCAACAGAAGGAATATACTCAGTCAATGAATAACAGTATAGTGATTTTTGAAAGATACTTTAGTTCAATGATTGATT is a window of Streptococcus mitis DNA encoding:
- a CDS encoding response regulator transcription factor — translated: MYKILVVDDDFEILKLMRTILEMKNYQVTTYQEVTVPINISNFKGFDLILLDVMMPNIDGMQICKQIRNKVSSPIIFVSAKDTEEDIVSGLNLGGDDYITKPFSINQLIAKVAANLKREERYKQGELSNQIVRELSPITIYLQEKIVCINGDSLAFTSREYDIIELLSSNPRKIFTVQDIYENVYDDDAETLFRSISEYIYQIRLKFSSYGINPIKTVRGMGYKWHD
- a CDS encoding sensor histidine kinase, translated to MIKKNTTIRGRIIRTVLELVTGTLLSILLFFIFTYLLVFTRQLNVYDSKIEISVSDTSNLSDVVQAMNNSIFDYVVFNRKTGTIEEGNYQKKDLPAYREVFAKNESVSNSEVYYGYYANSEIVLTVRQPMIPEFVNPNLRHISFNLFSYLFFFVFETILLIWSLTRLIKEFSKNFLLIQKKALNMGQLTFKEKNIPAQIQEFDEILSVLYQKDDELTNLLKSERREKEDLSFQVGALAHDVKTPLTVLKGNLELLELTNLTDQQKEYTQSMNNSIVIFERYFSSMIDYSRLLIEDKDYGEQIYLPDFLSDLSVEAKSVMNNAKVDFKIINTTKLIFFKGNRFNLNRALINILANAARYSSGEKKVTLTIIEETEYINFVVWNNGLPFTEQSLLNADKLFYTENKGRNNKHYGLGLAFAKQVATRHLGELFLSNPDRGGAQVTLLIKK